A window from Canis aureus isolate CA01 chromosome 23, VMU_Caureus_v.1.0, whole genome shotgun sequence encodes these proteins:
- the IGSF22 gene encoding immunoglobulin superfamily member 22 isoform X1 — MTTIHHKQLLQEHVSMEFSSSTTHVQTFSQTTKIVGEEVVTSKSSSTVEFFSLVTRSSDIPPGESVPEFVEKPHPVTASEGDKAMFRARVQGNPKPNISWKRESGIPIKESAKMFYDSINKEHVLKLEPLTSDDSDNYKCIASNDHADAIYTVSLLVTEGQEKMDFKKMLKKRAPPAPKKKQKKGIGEKEMLEILSKVPKKDFEKVCMEYGFTDFRGLLKKLKEMKKVEVETIRILKPLEDIQTKIDTTVVFDCIMELKDPNVKMIWMKGNEPLRIQYSLGKYDVKQMGTKHMLVITNVNMNDADTYSLVVGDKRMTAELTVLDEPLKFLGEMKPGKVTERQTAVFEIRLSKKVPNFVWKFNGKELKRDEKYEITVSEDGLTHTLKIKDARLSDAGEFSAEVGDLVQKAQLTIDRIPIKFVRTLKNVRVKERSRACLECELTSKDVTLHWKKDGQLLERSTKYSMSHEGKRAELVIEDALLSDSGEYTVVAMQDGDPTEYYSTAIVTVEERLATVKSGMSDVHAATGSPAELCVVLNDEKVEGVWLKDGKEITDLPGVQIVKQGAVHKIIFPNMGPEHEGKYTFRAKGAESEASVFIADPPTIDPSMLEALAAHPVTVKVGHTANIKVPFRAKPLPKVTWYKDGVEVTEEERVSMERGEDQALLTISNCVREDSGLVLLKLKNDHGTATASLHLSVLDRPKPPQGRVEFLELSGSCVHMKWKAPKDNGGRPVTQFIVERRMVGKKSWIKIGEVDSKFTKFSTNKIEEGKAYQFRILAVNSEGVSDPLETDEVFAGNPIEPPGLASQPQVTDVTKEAMTITWNAPTQDGGAPVLGYIVERRKKGSSLWVPVNKDPIQDTKCTVDGLLEDTEYEFRVIAVNKAGPGQPSMASNSVVAKDPVKPPGLVQGLHVSDSSNSSISLAWREPAEGDPPSGYILEMRAEDTKEWSKCTKIPISGTCYTVGGLTERQKYFFRIRAVNEAGVGEPVELDEGVRAMPPPAAPKFDLSARLKSHMVVRAGTALCIHAAFSGSPPPNVIWQKDGIPTKGRETITKSKNHSQFLINSTKRSDSGVYRILLQNEFGEASYDIHVRVTDFPRPPTNLQLFEEVPNTVTLTWNHSPDVQEDSEAHYVILKRDASTATWFTAADHVFSNKYTVTGLLPGRKYYFRVVARNEIGDSDPLDSKDTWHVNKDKIEDLSAKLKPYQQKDWRHAPRFVTPLKPHTVLRGQDCTMTCAFLGNPRPTVTLYKGDVNITANSKFWYNSTSGVCTIVIPTCTLKDSGEYSVLVENELGKDRSSCALTVYDKDDKSILASVTESLQKSKYLM; from the exons ATGACGACCATTCACCACAAGCAGCTGCTGCAGGAGCACGTGTCCATGGAGTTCTCGAGCTCCACCACCCACGTGCAGACCTTCTCCCAGACAACCAAGATCGTGGGAG AGGAAGTCGTGACAAGCAAGTCCTCGAGCACCGTGGAGTTCTTCAGCTTGGTCACTCGGAGTTCTGACATCCCACCGGGCGAGAGCGTCCCAGAGTTCGTGGAGAAACCCCACCCGGTCACCGCGTCCGAGG GGGATAAAGCCATGTTCCGAGCCCGGGTGCAGGGAAACCCCAAACCCAACATCTCCTGGAAGAGAGAGAGCGGCATCCCCATCAAGGAGTCGGCCAAGATGTTCTACGACAGCATTAACAAGGAGCACGTGCTGAAG CTGGAGCCACTGACCTCCGATGACTCTGACAACTACAAGTGCATTGCAAGCAATGACCATGCAGATGCCATCTACACCGTGTCCTTGCTGGTGACAGAAG GTCAAGAGAAAATGGATTTCAAAAAGATGTTGAAGAAGAG GGCACCCCCTGCTCccaagaagaagcagaagaagggaaTAGGTGAGAAAGAGATGCTGGAGATTTTGTCCAAGGTGCCCAAGAAGGACTTTGAGAAGGTCTGCATGGAGTACGGCTTCACCGACTTCCGGGGCCTGCTCAAGAAGctcaaagagatgaagaaagtggAGGTGGAG ACCATCCGGATTCTGAAGCCCCTGGAAGACATACAGACCAAGATTGACACCACTGTGGTCTTTGACTGCATCATGGAGCTGAAGGATCCCAATGTCAAGATGATATGGATGAAG GGTAATGAACCACTGAGGATCCAGTACTCCCTAGGCAAGTATGATGTGAAGCAGATGGGCACGAAGCACATGCTTGTTATTACAAACGTGAATATGAATGACGCAGACACCTACAGCCTGGTCGTGGGTGACAAGCGGATGACAGCAGAGCTCACAGTGCTGG ATGAGCCACTAAAGTTCTTGGGAGAGATGAAGCCAGGGAAGGTGACAGAGCGCCAGACAGCTGTATTTGAGATCCGCCTCTCCAAGAAAGTGCCTAACTTTGTGTGGAAGTTCAATGGGAAGGAGCTGAAGAGGGACGAGAAGTATGAAATCACAGTGTCTGAGGATGGTCTGACTCACACGCTTAAGATTAAGGATGCCAGACTCAGTGATGCCGGCGAGTTCTCTGCTGAAGTGGGGGACCTGGTACAGAAGGCCCAGCTCACTATTGACC GCATCCCCATCAAGTTTGTGAGAACCCTCAAGAATGTACGTGTGAAAGAGAGAAGCCGCGCATGCCTCGAGTGTGAGCTGACATCCAAGGATGTGACACTGCACTGGAAGAAGGATGGGCAGCTGCTGGAACGCAGCACCAAGTACAGCATGAGCCATGAGGGCAAGCGAGCAGAGCTGGTCATTGAGGATGCACTTCTCAGTGACAGTGGCGAGTACACCGTGGTGGCCATGCAGGATGGAGACCCCACTGAATACTACAGTACTGCCATAGTCACCGTGGAGG AGCGTCTGGCCACAGTGAAGAGCGGGATGTCCGACGTGCACGCGGCCACCGGGAGCCCGGCTGAGCTGTGCGTAGTGCTCAACGACGAGAAGGTGGAGGGCGTGTGGCTGAAGGACGGCAAGGAG ATCACCGACTTGCCGGGCGTGCAGATCGTGAAGCAGGGTGCGGTGCACAAAATCATCTTCCCCAATATGGGCCCGGAGCACGAGGGCAAGTACACTTTCCGGGCCAAGGGCGCAGAGAGCGAAGCCTCGGTATTCATCGCAG ATCCTCCTACCATCGACCCGTCCATGCTGGAGGCGCTGGCCGCGCACCCCGTGACTGTGAAGGTGGGCCACACGGCCAACATCAAGGTGCCCTTCCGGGCGAAGCCGCTGCCCAAAGTGACGTGGTACAAGGACGGCGTGGAGGTGACGGAGGAGGAGCGTGTGTCCATGGAGCGCGGGGAAGACCAGGCGCTGCTCACCATTTCAAACTGCGTGCGTGAGGACAGTGGCCTGGTTCTGCTCAAGCTCAAGAATGACCACGGCACAGCGACAGCCTCTCTGCACCTCAGCGTGCtgg ACCGTCCCAAGCCTCCCCAGGGCCGGGTGGAGTTCCTGGAACTCTCTGGAAGCTGTGTGCACATGAAGTGGAAGGCCCCAAAGGACAACGGCGGGCGGCCTGTGACGCAGTTCATAGTAGAACGGAGGATGGTCGGCAAGAAGTCCTGGATTAAGATAGGCGAGGTGGACAGCAAATTCACGAAATTCTCCACCAACAAGATAGAAGAGGGGAAAGCCTACCAGTTTCGTATCCTGGCGGTTAATTCGGAAGGAGTGAGCGACCCGCTGGAGACGGATGAAGTGTTTGCGGGAAATCCCATCG AGCCTCCTGGTCTTGCCTCCCAGCCTCAAGTGACTGATGTGACCAAAGAGGCCATGACCATTACATGGAATGCCCCAACCCAGGACGGGGGAGCCCCAGTGCTTGGCTACATTGTGGAGCGGAGAAAGAAAGGCAGTAGCCTATGGGTGCCAGTCAACAAGGACCCCATCCAAG ACACCAAGTGCACCGTGGATGGTCTCCTGGAGGACACAGAATATGAATTCCGAGTTATAGCTGTGAATAAGGCAGGCCCCGGACAGCCCAGTATGGCATCCAACTCAGTGGTAGCCAAGGACCCCGTCA AACCCCCAGGCCTGGTGCAGGGTCTGCACGTGTCTGATTCCTCCAACTCCAGCATCTCCCTGGCCTGGCGGGAGCCTGCAGAGGGAGACCCCCCCTCCGGTTACATCCTTGAGATGCGGGCGGAAGACACTAAGGAGTGGTCCAAGTGCACAAAGATCCCCATCTCGGGCACCTGCTACACGGTGGGAGGCCTCACCGAGAGGCAGAAATACTTCTTCCGAATCCGGGCTGTGAACGAGGCTGGGGTCGGGGAGCCTGTGGAGCTGGATGAGGGGGTCCGTGCCATGCCCCCACcag CTGCCCCCAAGTTTGACCTCAGTGCCCGGCTGAAGAGTCACATGGTGGTGCGCGCTGGGACAGCCCTCTGCATCCACGCTGCCTTCTCT GGCTCACCACCACCCAATGTAATCTGGCAGAAAGACGGCATCCCCACCAAGGGCCGGGAAACCAtcaccaaaagcaaaaaccacTCCCAGTTCCTCATCAACAGCACCAAGCGCTCCGACTCAGGGGTGTACCGCATCTTGCTGCAGAACGAGTTTGGAGAAGCATCCTATGACATCCACGTGCGTGTGACAG ATTTCCCACGGCCGCCCACAAACCTACAGCTGTTTGAGGAGGTCCCCAACACAGTGACTCTGACCTGGAACCACAGCCCTGACGTGCAGGAGGACAGCGAGGCCCACTACGTGATCCTGAAGCGGGATGCCAGCACCGCCACCTGGTTCACGGCCGCCGACCACGTGTTCAGCAACAAGTACACGGTGACCGGGTTGCTCCCCGGCAGGAAGTACTACTTCCGAGTGGTGGCCCGGAACGAAATTGGTGACAGCGACCCCCTTGACTCCAAGGATACCTGGCACGTCAACAAGGACAAGA TCGAGGACCTGAGCGCCAAGCTGAAGCCCTACCAGCAGAAGGACTGGCGCCACGCGCCGCGCTTCGTGACCCCGCTCAAGCCGCACACGGTGCTGCGCGGCCAGGACTGCACCATGACCTGCGCCTTCCTCGGGAACCCGCGGCCCACGGTGACCCTCTACAAGGGCGACGTCAACATCACGGCCAACTCCAAGTTCTGGTACAACTCCACCAGCGGCGTCTGCACGATCGTCATCCCCACCTGCACGCTCAAGGACAGCGGCGAGTACAGCGTCCTGGTGGAGAACGAGCTGGGCAAGGACCGCAGCAGCTGCGCGCTCACGGTCTACG ACAAAGATGACAAGTCAATTCTAGCATCAGTCACTGAAAGTCTGCAGAAGTCAAAGTACCTTATGTGA
- the TMEM86A gene encoding lysoplasmalogenase TMEM86A isoform X2 — MGEISLGRDLVIFSPCPHPWRSKGRLGSWTHHLPLPSLPHPGLSRPQVKSEGPKLVPFFKATCVYFVLWLPSTSPSWVSALIKCLPIFCLWLFLLAHGLGFLLAHPSATRIFVGLVFSALGLLMFAVTHMLYASAFGMRPLALRTGLVMAVLSCLAYALLYPCLSDAFTYLVGVYVALIGFMGWRAMAGLRLVGAAWRWTELAAGSGAVLFIISDLTIALNKFCFLVPYSRALIMSTYYAAQMLIALSAVESREPMEDYRLSKAN; from the exons ATGGGGGAGATCTCCCTAGGAAGGGACTTAGTcatcttctctccctgccctcacccctggCGGAGCAAGGGCAGGCTGGGATCCTGGACCCACCATCTGCCTCTTCCCAGCCTCCCTCATCCCGGTCTGAGCCGCCCTCAG GTGAAGAGTGAGGGACCCAAGCTGGTGCCCTTCTTCAAGGCCACCTGCGTGTATTTTGTGCTCTGGCTGCCTTCGACCAGCCCATCGTGGGTCAGCGCCCTCATCAAGTGCCTGCCCATCTTCTGCCTCTGGCTCTTCCTTCTGGCCCATGGCCTAGGATTCCTGCTGGCCCACCCCAGTGCCACCCGCATCTTTGTGGGGCTCGTCTTCTCCGCTCTAG GTCTGCTGATGTTTGCCGTGACCCACATGCTCTACGCCTCGGCCTTTGGCATGCGGCCACTGGCTCTACGGACAGGTCTGGTGATGGCAGTGCTGTCCTGCCTGGCCTATGCTCTCCTCTACCCGTGCCTCTCAGATGCCTTCACTTATCTGGTGGGGGTCTATGTGGCCCTGATCGGCTTCATGGGCTGGCGGGCTATGGCAGGACTGCGGCTGGTCGGGGCAGCCTGGCGCTGGACTGAGCTGGCAGCAGGCAGTGGTGCGGTGCTCTTTATCATCTCAGACCTGACCATCGCCCTCAACAAGTTCTGCTTCCTCGTGCCCTACTCCCGGGCGCTCATCATGTCCACCTACTACGCTGCCCAGATGCTCATCGCCCTGTCAGCTGTTGAAAGCCGGGAGCCAATGGAAGACTACAGACTGAGCAAGGCCAACTGA
- the IGSF22 gene encoding immunoglobulin superfamily member 22 isoform X2, translating to MFRARVQGNPKPNISWKRESGIPIKESAKMFYDSINKEHVLKLEPLTSDDSDNYKCIASNDHADAIYTVSLLVTEGQEKMDFKKMLKKRAPPAPKKKQKKGIGEKEMLEILSKVPKKDFEKVCMEYGFTDFRGLLKKLKEMKKVEVETIRILKPLEDIQTKIDTTVVFDCIMELKDPNVKMIWMKGNEPLRIQYSLGKYDVKQMGTKHMLVITNVNMNDADTYSLVVGDKRMTAELTVLDEPLKFLGEMKPGKVTERQTAVFEIRLSKKVPNFVWKFNGKELKRDEKYEITVSEDGLTHTLKIKDARLSDAGEFSAEVGDLVQKAQLTIDRIPIKFVRTLKNVRVKERSRACLECELTSKDVTLHWKKDGQLLERSTKYSMSHEGKRAELVIEDALLSDSGEYTVVAMQDGDPTEYYSTAIVTVEERLATVKSGMSDVHAATGSPAELCVVLNDEKVEGVWLKDGKEITDLPGVQIVKQGAVHKIIFPNMGPEHEGKYTFRAKGAESEASVFIADPPTIDPSMLEALAAHPVTVKVGHTANIKVPFRAKPLPKVTWYKDGVEVTEEERVSMERGEDQALLTISNCVREDSGLVLLKLKNDHGTATASLHLSVLDRPKPPQGRVEFLELSGSCVHMKWKAPKDNGGRPVTQFIVERRMVGKKSWIKIGEVDSKFTKFSTNKIEEGKAYQFRILAVNSEGVSDPLETDEVFAGNPIEPPGLASQPQVTDVTKEAMTITWNAPTQDGGAPVLGYIVERRKKGSSLWVPVNKDPIQDTKCTVDGLLEDTEYEFRVIAVNKAGPGQPSMASNSVVAKDPVKPPGLVQGLHVSDSSNSSISLAWREPAEGDPPSGYILEMRAEDTKEWSKCTKIPISGTCYTVGGLTERQKYFFRIRAVNEAGVGEPVELDEGVRAMPPPAAPKFDLSARLKSHMVVRAGTALCIHAAFSGSPPPNVIWQKDGIPTKGRETITKSKNHSQFLINSTKRSDSGVYRILLQNEFGEASYDIHVRVTDFPRPPTNLQLFEEVPNTVTLTWNHSPDVQEDSEAHYVILKRDASTATWFTAADHVFSNKYTVTGLLPGRKYYFRVVARNEIGDSDPLDSKDTWHVNKDKIEDLSAKLKPYQQKDWRHAPRFVTPLKPHTVLRGQDCTMTCAFLGNPRPTVTLYKGDVNITANSKFWYNSTSGVCTIVIPTCTLKDSGEYSVLVENELGKDRSSCALTVYDKDDKSILASVTESLQKSKYLM from the exons ATGTTCCGAGCCCGGGTGCAGGGAAACCCCAAACCCAACATCTCCTGGAAGAGAGAGAGCGGCATCCCCATCAAGGAGTCGGCCAAGATGTTCTACGACAGCATTAACAAGGAGCACGTGCTGAAG CTGGAGCCACTGACCTCCGATGACTCTGACAACTACAAGTGCATTGCAAGCAATGACCATGCAGATGCCATCTACACCGTGTCCTTGCTGGTGACAGAAG GTCAAGAGAAAATGGATTTCAAAAAGATGTTGAAGAAGAG GGCACCCCCTGCTCccaagaagaagcagaagaagggaaTAGGTGAGAAAGAGATGCTGGAGATTTTGTCCAAGGTGCCCAAGAAGGACTTTGAGAAGGTCTGCATGGAGTACGGCTTCACCGACTTCCGGGGCCTGCTCAAGAAGctcaaagagatgaagaaagtggAGGTGGAG ACCATCCGGATTCTGAAGCCCCTGGAAGACATACAGACCAAGATTGACACCACTGTGGTCTTTGACTGCATCATGGAGCTGAAGGATCCCAATGTCAAGATGATATGGATGAAG GGTAATGAACCACTGAGGATCCAGTACTCCCTAGGCAAGTATGATGTGAAGCAGATGGGCACGAAGCACATGCTTGTTATTACAAACGTGAATATGAATGACGCAGACACCTACAGCCTGGTCGTGGGTGACAAGCGGATGACAGCAGAGCTCACAGTGCTGG ATGAGCCACTAAAGTTCTTGGGAGAGATGAAGCCAGGGAAGGTGACAGAGCGCCAGACAGCTGTATTTGAGATCCGCCTCTCCAAGAAAGTGCCTAACTTTGTGTGGAAGTTCAATGGGAAGGAGCTGAAGAGGGACGAGAAGTATGAAATCACAGTGTCTGAGGATGGTCTGACTCACACGCTTAAGATTAAGGATGCCAGACTCAGTGATGCCGGCGAGTTCTCTGCTGAAGTGGGGGACCTGGTACAGAAGGCCCAGCTCACTATTGACC GCATCCCCATCAAGTTTGTGAGAACCCTCAAGAATGTACGTGTGAAAGAGAGAAGCCGCGCATGCCTCGAGTGTGAGCTGACATCCAAGGATGTGACACTGCACTGGAAGAAGGATGGGCAGCTGCTGGAACGCAGCACCAAGTACAGCATGAGCCATGAGGGCAAGCGAGCAGAGCTGGTCATTGAGGATGCACTTCTCAGTGACAGTGGCGAGTACACCGTGGTGGCCATGCAGGATGGAGACCCCACTGAATACTACAGTACTGCCATAGTCACCGTGGAGG AGCGTCTGGCCACAGTGAAGAGCGGGATGTCCGACGTGCACGCGGCCACCGGGAGCCCGGCTGAGCTGTGCGTAGTGCTCAACGACGAGAAGGTGGAGGGCGTGTGGCTGAAGGACGGCAAGGAG ATCACCGACTTGCCGGGCGTGCAGATCGTGAAGCAGGGTGCGGTGCACAAAATCATCTTCCCCAATATGGGCCCGGAGCACGAGGGCAAGTACACTTTCCGGGCCAAGGGCGCAGAGAGCGAAGCCTCGGTATTCATCGCAG ATCCTCCTACCATCGACCCGTCCATGCTGGAGGCGCTGGCCGCGCACCCCGTGACTGTGAAGGTGGGCCACACGGCCAACATCAAGGTGCCCTTCCGGGCGAAGCCGCTGCCCAAAGTGACGTGGTACAAGGACGGCGTGGAGGTGACGGAGGAGGAGCGTGTGTCCATGGAGCGCGGGGAAGACCAGGCGCTGCTCACCATTTCAAACTGCGTGCGTGAGGACAGTGGCCTGGTTCTGCTCAAGCTCAAGAATGACCACGGCACAGCGACAGCCTCTCTGCACCTCAGCGTGCtgg ACCGTCCCAAGCCTCCCCAGGGCCGGGTGGAGTTCCTGGAACTCTCTGGAAGCTGTGTGCACATGAAGTGGAAGGCCCCAAAGGACAACGGCGGGCGGCCTGTGACGCAGTTCATAGTAGAACGGAGGATGGTCGGCAAGAAGTCCTGGATTAAGATAGGCGAGGTGGACAGCAAATTCACGAAATTCTCCACCAACAAGATAGAAGAGGGGAAAGCCTACCAGTTTCGTATCCTGGCGGTTAATTCGGAAGGAGTGAGCGACCCGCTGGAGACGGATGAAGTGTTTGCGGGAAATCCCATCG AGCCTCCTGGTCTTGCCTCCCAGCCTCAAGTGACTGATGTGACCAAAGAGGCCATGACCATTACATGGAATGCCCCAACCCAGGACGGGGGAGCCCCAGTGCTTGGCTACATTGTGGAGCGGAGAAAGAAAGGCAGTAGCCTATGGGTGCCAGTCAACAAGGACCCCATCCAAG ACACCAAGTGCACCGTGGATGGTCTCCTGGAGGACACAGAATATGAATTCCGAGTTATAGCTGTGAATAAGGCAGGCCCCGGACAGCCCAGTATGGCATCCAACTCAGTGGTAGCCAAGGACCCCGTCA AACCCCCAGGCCTGGTGCAGGGTCTGCACGTGTCTGATTCCTCCAACTCCAGCATCTCCCTGGCCTGGCGGGAGCCTGCAGAGGGAGACCCCCCCTCCGGTTACATCCTTGAGATGCGGGCGGAAGACACTAAGGAGTGGTCCAAGTGCACAAAGATCCCCATCTCGGGCACCTGCTACACGGTGGGAGGCCTCACCGAGAGGCAGAAATACTTCTTCCGAATCCGGGCTGTGAACGAGGCTGGGGTCGGGGAGCCTGTGGAGCTGGATGAGGGGGTCCGTGCCATGCCCCCACcag CTGCCCCCAAGTTTGACCTCAGTGCCCGGCTGAAGAGTCACATGGTGGTGCGCGCTGGGACAGCCCTCTGCATCCACGCTGCCTTCTCT GGCTCACCACCACCCAATGTAATCTGGCAGAAAGACGGCATCCCCACCAAGGGCCGGGAAACCAtcaccaaaagcaaaaaccacTCCCAGTTCCTCATCAACAGCACCAAGCGCTCCGACTCAGGGGTGTACCGCATCTTGCTGCAGAACGAGTTTGGAGAAGCATCCTATGACATCCACGTGCGTGTGACAG ATTTCCCACGGCCGCCCACAAACCTACAGCTGTTTGAGGAGGTCCCCAACACAGTGACTCTGACCTGGAACCACAGCCCTGACGTGCAGGAGGACAGCGAGGCCCACTACGTGATCCTGAAGCGGGATGCCAGCACCGCCACCTGGTTCACGGCCGCCGACCACGTGTTCAGCAACAAGTACACGGTGACCGGGTTGCTCCCCGGCAGGAAGTACTACTTCCGAGTGGTGGCCCGGAACGAAATTGGTGACAGCGACCCCCTTGACTCCAAGGATACCTGGCACGTCAACAAGGACAAGA TCGAGGACCTGAGCGCCAAGCTGAAGCCCTACCAGCAGAAGGACTGGCGCCACGCGCCGCGCTTCGTGACCCCGCTCAAGCCGCACACGGTGCTGCGCGGCCAGGACTGCACCATGACCTGCGCCTTCCTCGGGAACCCGCGGCCCACGGTGACCCTCTACAAGGGCGACGTCAACATCACGGCCAACTCCAAGTTCTGGTACAACTCCACCAGCGGCGTCTGCACGATCGTCATCCCCACCTGCACGCTCAAGGACAGCGGCGAGTACAGCGTCCTGGTGGAGAACGAGCTGGGCAAGGACCGCAGCAGCTGCGCGCTCACGGTCTACG ACAAAGATGACAAGTCAATTCTAGCATCAGTCACTGAAAGTCTGCAGAAGTCAAAGTACCTTATGTGA
- the TMEM86A gene encoding lysoplasmalogenase TMEM86A isoform X3: protein MVSPVTVVKSEGPKLVPFFKATCVYFVLWLPSTSPSWVSALIKCLPIFCLWLFLLAHGLGFLLAHPSATRIFVGLVFSALGDAFLIWQDQGYFVHGLLMFAVTHMLYASAFGMRPLALRTGLVMAVLSCLAYALLYPCLSDAFTYLVGVYVALIGFMGWRAMAGLRLVGAAWRWTELAAGSGAVLFIISDLTIALNKFCFLVPYSRALIMSTYYAAQMLIALSAVESREPMEDYRLSKAN, encoded by the exons atggtGTCCCCGGTCACTGTG GTGAAGAGTGAGGGACCCAAGCTGGTGCCCTTCTTCAAGGCCACCTGCGTGTATTTTGTGCTCTGGCTGCCTTCGACCAGCCCATCGTGGGTCAGCGCCCTCATCAAGTGCCTGCCCATCTTCTGCCTCTGGCTCTTCCTTCTGGCCCATGGCCTAGGATTCCTGCTGGCCCACCCCAGTGCCACCCGCATCTTTGTGGGGCTCGTCTTCTCCGCTCTAGGTGATGCCTTCCTCATCTGGCAGGACCAGGGCTACTTTGTGCATG GTCTGCTGATGTTTGCCGTGACCCACATGCTCTACGCCTCGGCCTTTGGCATGCGGCCACTGGCTCTACGGACAGGTCTGGTGATGGCAGTGCTGTCCTGCCTGGCCTATGCTCTCCTCTACCCGTGCCTCTCAGATGCCTTCACTTATCTGGTGGGGGTCTATGTGGCCCTGATCGGCTTCATGGGCTGGCGGGCTATGGCAGGACTGCGGCTGGTCGGGGCAGCCTGGCGCTGGACTGAGCTGGCAGCAGGCAGTGGTGCGGTGCTCTTTATCATCTCAGACCTGACCATCGCCCTCAACAAGTTCTGCTTCCTCGTGCCCTACTCCCGGGCGCTCATCATGTCCACCTACTACGCTGCCCAGATGCTCATCGCCCTGTCAGCTGTTGAAAGCCGGGAGCCAATGGAAGACTACAGACTGAGCAAGGCCAACTGA
- the TMEM86A gene encoding lysoplasmalogenase TMEM86A isoform X1 has product MGEISLGRDLVIFSPCPHPWRSKGRLGSWTHHLPLPSLPHPGLSRPQVKSEGPKLVPFFKATCVYFVLWLPSTSPSWVSALIKCLPIFCLWLFLLAHGLGFLLAHPSATRIFVGLVFSALGDAFLIWQDQGYFVHGLLMFAVTHMLYASAFGMRPLALRTGLVMAVLSCLAYALLYPCLSDAFTYLVGVYVALIGFMGWRAMAGLRLVGAAWRWTELAAGSGAVLFIISDLTIALNKFCFLVPYSRALIMSTYYAAQMLIALSAVESREPMEDYRLSKAN; this is encoded by the exons ATGGGGGAGATCTCCCTAGGAAGGGACTTAGTcatcttctctccctgccctcacccctggCGGAGCAAGGGCAGGCTGGGATCCTGGACCCACCATCTGCCTCTTCCCAGCCTCCCTCATCCCGGTCTGAGCCGCCCTCAG GTGAAGAGTGAGGGACCCAAGCTGGTGCCCTTCTTCAAGGCCACCTGCGTGTATTTTGTGCTCTGGCTGCCTTCGACCAGCCCATCGTGGGTCAGCGCCCTCATCAAGTGCCTGCCCATCTTCTGCCTCTGGCTCTTCCTTCTGGCCCATGGCCTAGGATTCCTGCTGGCCCACCCCAGTGCCACCCGCATCTTTGTGGGGCTCGTCTTCTCCGCTCTAGGTGATGCCTTCCTCATCTGGCAGGACCAGGGCTACTTTGTGCATG GTCTGCTGATGTTTGCCGTGACCCACATGCTCTACGCCTCGGCCTTTGGCATGCGGCCACTGGCTCTACGGACAGGTCTGGTGATGGCAGTGCTGTCCTGCCTGGCCTATGCTCTCCTCTACCCGTGCCTCTCAGATGCCTTCACTTATCTGGTGGGGGTCTATGTGGCCCTGATCGGCTTCATGGGCTGGCGGGCTATGGCAGGACTGCGGCTGGTCGGGGCAGCCTGGCGCTGGACTGAGCTGGCAGCAGGCAGTGGTGCGGTGCTCTTTATCATCTCAGACCTGACCATCGCCCTCAACAAGTTCTGCTTCCTCGTGCCCTACTCCCGGGCGCTCATCATGTCCACCTACTACGCTGCCCAGATGCTCATCGCCCTGTCAGCTGTTGAAAGCCGGGAGCCAATGGAAGACTACAGACTGAGCAAGGCCAACTGA